The following DNA comes from Halalkaliarchaeum sp. AArc-CO.
GAGGGTCGTAACTCCCCCGAGGAACAGCGCCAAACGACAGATCACGACACGTGCAGTATGAACCGATATTACCGCTGCGGCGGCATAGGCGATAATCAGGCCGATCCATACAGCCGGCGGTGTCGACGCGTATAGCGACACCTCGTATCCATCGGCAGGCGAGAAGTGAGCGATCGTGATCCCGGACAGTAACCCGATAAAACCGACGAGTAACACAGACAATTCTACCCGAACCGTCGAGGTGTCCTGTCGATGACCGCCACTGCTTCCCCTGATATGCATTCGGCGAAATATGACGTACAAGCGTCTTTGTTATACTCGGTATATCGGGTGCCCGAATGACGTCGGAGACACGTCGATCACAATGAGCAAAAGAAATCGATCAGTACTCACTCCGTGTCCTCGAGCACGTCCTTCAAATCTGGATGGGTACGATGGCGGATTTCTACGCGGGCAGAACCCGAGCCGGACCCCCCGTGTATCTGTTCGCGTACCCGTTGCCACTCCCAGTGTCTTGCAAGTACGTTAACCGGTATCTCGTCGATGCCGACCAGCTTCGCGATGGCCAGTCGGTGAAACCCCTCTGTGAGATACAGTTCACCGTCCCGTCCGATAGCGACGAGCGGTTCGAGGGAATGCAAGTGACGAAACCGACTCTGTCTTCCCCCGACGTCCGGGGCATCGTGACCGGCCTCGTAATTTGGGCGGTATCCGTTTTCTTTTATGTCGGTGTATAACTCTTCGATGTAGCCCAGCCGTTTATCCTCGATGTCCGTCAAAAAGTTCTCGCGTGATTGATAGTATACTGTTTCTTCCCAATCGTATCCCTCCTCGAAGCGCTGTTTCAACCCTCGAAAATGTGACGTGGAACGGATCGGTTCGCAGTTGGCCTGTCGGTCCCATTCGCCCCCCTTGATAATTCCCAGCCCCCACCCCGTGTCGATAGCCGTGTTGAAGTACTCGATATCGCTCATATCCACGTGGAGCACTTTGTACGGGTGAGCAGGGGCATCGTACTGGTATTGTTGTTTTCGATATCGCAATTCGGTCATGTATTTGAAGACACGGTCCCCCTGTACAGTGTTCTTCAACTGTCGGGGGACGGCAGCGAATATTGATCGAGCCCCTTCATTCCGGTATTTTCTGATCGCCAGTCGAATCAACCTGGATGAGTTCATGGGGTGAGTACTCCGTCATTCAGTTGGCGAGATGGCCGGTGAACGACGACAGCTGTCATTCGCCGTTGGCGTCAGCGTCTGTAATCCAGACGTACGTACTCAGATAGGCAGATTCCATGTCTGGATCGGCAGGGGGTTGCTCTACGTACACGAGATACACGAGGCGGAGGGACTCGCCATCCAGCGTCGGATCGGCAGTGTGCGTCTCGAATGCCTGCTCACCGTCGTCCAGTTCGAGGTGGAATTGATCGACATCGGCCCGTTCCACGATCGTTCCGTCCGACAGTTGTTGCACCTGGACGACGACCGTGTAGTCGCTCCGCTCCCCCTCTTTGTTTTCGACGAACAGCGTGTATTCGACCTCCTCGGTGTCGTTGGCTGCGATCGAATAGCCGCTCGTACTGAAATCCTCGCCGCTCCCCGTGCCGACGACGACGTTCGTCGTCGACGTGCCTGACTGGGGTGCGACGAGACCGAACGCGAGGACGGCGACCGTGGCCACGACACAGGCGGCCACCAGTACGGTTAAAATCGCGGTCGATCGTGGCGTCCGAAAGAGGACGTTCTCGACGTCGGCACTCCATCGTCTAACCGGAACGTAGAACCGTCGATGTTCGGGGACAGCTCGCCGGCGGACAGTACCCACGACGAGGAAGATCAGACTGAAGGTGGAAAGCACAGGGATCAACCCGTCCGTGAGAGTTCCGTAGACGGCAGTCAATCCGAATCCAGCGACCGGGAGCAACGCGACACTGCATCCGATTGAGAGCGCGGCTCGCTCCGGCCCATCGACAGTAAGAGCCGTCTGGCTCTGATCTCTCGATTGCCCGGGGTTCGCTGGGGCTGCGGGAAACAATGACAGTAGTAGAACGTAGCCGGGAACGAACAGGATCATCGGCCCGAGGAGGATAAAACGACTCACTGTGCCGGTGAGCATCACGTCTGCAACTGGAGCGAACAGTACGTACGCGCCGACCGCGAGAGCGTCAAGGGGGAACGTGCTGCTATCGCCGTAGGTGGTCCCGAATACTTCCGAATTCGAATCCTCATCTATCATTGTACGGAATCCGATCGGCGTCTTGTCCCGGAGTCAGTCCTCTTCGACTCATCCGGCGTGTCATCCGGAGTCCGGCGAGTCCCCCACGCTTGTTGCCGACCAACCTGGTGGATCCCTGGCTGTCCAATCACGTAGTTCTCGATAACAACCCGCGTCGGCATTGTTATTGTCGGAATAATAGCTGCAGGCGGTTGCACGAATGTAATTTCAAATATACGGCTCAGTTAGTCCTGCAAGCGGTCCAGTTTTCACTGTCCTTCCCGAGAGGCGTTTCTGATGGTGGAGATTCACTTCATGTATCCGAGATCCGTAAGCTGGGCCTCCACGGCGGCATCGAGGTCACCGGTGCTCTCCCGACCGGTCGCCCGGGAGAGGCCTCTTACCCGTTCCTCGAACGCCAGCCGCATGGACTCTCGCTGGTGTTCGTTTTCTCCGTCGTCGAACTCGCCGAAGAAGTACTCTCGGTTCTCCTCGTCGTCATACACGTAACGGCTGTTTGGACCACAGAGCGTCCGCCATCTGCTGACGTCCGTTTTGTTGCGACCGGTGTGAGGGACGAAATCTTCGACGAGCGCGTACTCGTTGGAACACAGCCAGTCGCGTGGGGAACTACCCTCGAGAATCAGGTCGTGTATACCGACGAGCTCTGCCGGCTCTTCGATCCGTTGGCCGACCTCCTGGTCCGGCGTTTTCACCACCAGTGGCACGTCCGTGTTGACGTCGCGAACGTAATGTGGCGGGGTTCCGTCCCGGTCGTACTCGCCGAGCGTCTTTCCGTGATCCGAACAAACGACGACGAGTGTGTCGTCGAACCGTCCGGTTTCGCGGAGTGCCGTGAGCAGCTCATCGACTTTTCTATCCTGGTAGCGAACACTCGCGTCGTAGTATTCCAGTACTCGTCGCCGGCGCTCCGGTGGAAGATCGGCTTTCCCGAGAACGTATGCGAGCAGCTTCGTGTTCAACAGGCGCGGTTCGATCGGACCGGGGGGATCCAGATCGAGTTGCCGGAACGCTGATCGCGGAGGAAAGTACGGACTATGGGCTTCCATGAGATTGAGAAACGTAAACGTCGGCTGATCGTCGTCCGCGGTCCGTTCGAGCCACCGAACCGCTCGATCGACCAGATTCGCGGTGAAGAACCGCCGTTTGATAAGGAAGGCCGGCTGTTTCGCGGCGTATCCCAGTCCCGTGTGCACTCTCGAATAGACGCGGTCGCGGGGTCTGTGGATGCCGATCCCGCTGTCACGGCCGATTCGAAGATCCCACTCGACGAACTCGTCGAATCCGCGATCCAGGCCCGCCACTGATCCGACCCACGGATTGTTTGAGAAGCCGGCTGTGCGGTAGCCTCGTTTCGAGAGCCGCTCTGCAAGCGGCGTCACCTCCGACGGAAGCCGAGCAGTCCCGTCTGCAAAGCCGTTCGTGACGCCATGTTCCGTCGGGAACAGCCCGGTAAACATCGAACTGTGCGACGGCAGGGTCCACGGTGCCGGGGCGAACGCGTTCTCGAATACGGTCGCTTCCTGTGCGAACGCGTCGAGCGAGGGCGTCGTTTCCCGATCGTGCCCGTGAAACGAGACCCGATCGTGTCGCACCGAATCCAGCACCAGAAAAAGGACGTCGTGATCTGTCATAGCCGGAAAAACGTCCGGAAACGCCTTTGTTAGGTCCGTAATTACGGTTCGTTTTCGATCGCTCCGAGATATTCGCTCAACGCCAGACACATCCACGCCTGGCTCCAGCGAATGTACGGCGTTGTATCGGTAAACGCGCGACCGACCCGTCGATAAAAGTAGCCCTCCGGATCGTACAGCCGGTTCAGCGTCCAGGCGAGAACGCGTCGAGCAAGTTCCCTGTCGGCCGGGTCGTCTCGCCTCGTGAACGTGATGATCGCCTGGGCCGAGGCGTGGATGTCGTAGGGTCGGGAGGTGTCGTGTTCGAACTTCGGTGCCCCGTTCGGCTCGAAGTGATGCTCCCGATGAAACGTCATTCCCCGCTCGTAGGCCCGCCTGACGGGATGATCCGGTGGCTTCCCCTCGGCGTACTCGGCGAGACTTTCGAGTACGAACCCGGTGTGGAAATTGTCGTAGTCGAGATGCGAATCCGACGCCGGGACGGAGTAGTACCATCCCCCGTCGTCGGTCTGAGTGTCGACGACGAACTCGAAGAGCTCCCGTGCACGTTCGAGGAGGCGCTCTTCCCCGACGAGTTCTCCGACTGACCAGAGATAGCCGGCTACGAGCGCATTGGCGTTGATCGCCACGTACGAGTCGTACGGCGTGTACGTGAGTGCGTCGAACCCTCGTACCGTCTCGGTTCCGATGTCCTCCCGGAGAAACGTCGCCGCACCCCGTGCGAACTCGAGGGATCGCTCCGCACCGGTCACGCGGTAGTGGTGCAGGAACGCCCGCGCACAGAAGACGGTTACGACCCCGCAGGGGTGACCCGCCGGCAGGAAGAACTTGTTCGAGTTCTGCCAGTCGAAGTTGTACCCCCACGACGGGGTGTCGAACTCGGGCGAGGTGTTGTCTGCGAGCCAGTCGAGCAGTCGCTCCGCCTCAGTCAGGTATCTCCCTTCGTCGGTCTGTTCGTATCGATTGAGGTATGCGCGGGCGAATAATCCGATCCCTTTCGGGTTTCGTTCTTCGGGAACGCCGAGATACGGTCGGAGGTTCAACGGGAACGCACGGACGCCGTGCATCGCGACGAGCCGGAGAAGCCAGTGTCGGGCGACTGCAGAGAGAAACGGGCTGTTCAACCCGTCGTACGGGTCGTAACCGGCGTAGTCTCGGTCTCGTGCCCACCCGAGCGCGTTCTCACAGACGACTTTTGGATCGTATCCCGCCACGCGATGGGGTGCTATGTGATGTTCTGTCACGCCCTCCCGGGGCTCGTCCTGTCGGCTGTCGCCTTCCGGGCTCTGTGTCCAGCCCTTGCCGTTTTCCTTTGTCCGTGCGTTTCGCTCCATCCGTTTTCGTGTATCACTCTCGACAGTAAGTTATGGTCTGGTTTCTGCGGTGTGGTTGCGGAGGGAGCGGTTATCTCACCGCTTCCGGATCCCGATAACTTTCGAACGCTTCGAGACGGTCTCCGTCCGATCCGAGCCCCGGATCTCGCGGGTTCTCGATCAACTCCCGGACGAGGGAGGCGACGTCCTCGCGGACGCGAATCGAGCGATCGCGATCCGCACCTGACTGCGATCCATCCGCCGACAGCAGATACGAAACGATCTCGTCGGGCTCTCGGGAGTGGACTACCATCCCCTCTTTCACCATCGACCTGTCGACCGACAGGAGCGGACCCGGGAAGAAGGAAACTGCCGGCTTCCCCATGCACGCGGCTTCCCGGGACATCGTCCCCGATCCCGTCAGGACGCCCCGCGAGTGCCAGGCGAGCTGAAGTCCATCGAGTGCCGCGTCGGGGACATACACCCGATTGGCCGGGTACGATTTGGCGTGTGGTCTGTCTGCGGCCCTCCGCGGCAAGTAGACGACGTTCATCCCGTTGGCGTACAGCGATTCGAGCAACGGTGGTACCAGTGATTCACCTTCGTCCACGTACGCTGCACCGAGGGCTTCGGGACGGAGAACAACGTAGTCCTCGAACGGAAGTGCGTCGGTGAACGTGTCGTCGGGTTCGAAGTTCGCGACGTAGATGTCCTCCTTGTAGCCGTCGTAGGTGTGGATCCGGTCGGGATCTGCGCCCCAGCGTGTCAGTTCAGACGTCCGGAACGCCGCCGGCACGACGTGGTGGGTCGCCATCGTTCTGAATCGGCAGAACGCTCGCTCGACGAGTGGTGCCTCGACGTACGCTGTGATGTCGTTATCGGTGAAGTGGATCGACGGGATCCCCCGGGATCGCGAGGCGAGAACGCACATCGCGTTTCGGGCCGAAAGCGAGACGTCAGCGTCCGGCGCCTGGACGGCAAGCTGGAGCGTTCGCAACGGCACTCCAAGCGTCCGCAGCGTGACGTTGTCGAAGTCCCGTCCCAGCACGTCGAAGTCGAATCCGGCCTCCCGAGCCAGGTCGATTGTTTCGGTCTTGTTTCTGACCGTCGTTCGGAGATCAAGGTCCGGCATTCCGTCGAGCAATCCGTTGAAGAAAAACGGGTGCGAGGGACTCGCGAGGTCCAGCCAGGCTGTTGTTCCGTCCATGCTAGATCCGACGTACTGTGAATCCGGCCTCGCGCCACCGCTCGGGATCGAGGATCGCTTTCGTGTCGATAATCGTCCGCTGTGCCATCCGCTCTCCGAGCGCGTGGGGATCCAGGTCCCCGAACTCGTCGTGGCCCGTCGCGATTACGACGGCGTCGGCGTCGATTGTCGCCGCTTCGAGCGTCTGCAGATCCAGCGTCGGATCCTCGACGTGCGGATCGTGGATCGCGACTGCGGGAGATTCGGGGCTCCCGCCGTCGGTCGCCGGCACGGCCTGTCGGTGTCCGTGCTGGAGTTCGCGAGCCAACCGCAGCCCGGGGCTCATCCGCGTGTCGCCGACGTTGCCCTTGTAGGCGACGCCGAGGATCGCGATCCGCGTGCCCGCAAGCGAGTTGACCTCCTCGGCGAGCAGTTCAGCCACGAACTCCACCATCCCGTCGTTTACCTGTCGTGCGGTCGCGATGAGGTCGAGTTCGTCCGAGTCGACACCGAGGAACCACGGATCGACCGGGAGGCAGTGACCGCCGACGCCGGGTCCAGGCTGCAGGATGTCGACGCGGGGGTGTTCGTTCGCCATCTCGATCGCCTCGCGCGAGTCGATCCCGTAGTCGTTGGCCAATCTGGCAATCTCGTTTGCCAGTCCGATGTTCGTGTCCCGGAACGTGTTCTGAATCAGTTTAACGAACTCCGCCGTCGTCGGATCCGCAGTCGTGTGGATTTCCCCTTCGACGAACGAGTCGTAGAGGTGGACGGCTGATTCGGTCGAAATCCCGTTGACACCGCCGACAATCCGGGCGTTCTGTCGGAGTTCGGTTATGATGTTCCCAGGGAGGACCGTCTCCGGGCAGTGGACGAGTGCGAAGTCGTCACCGGCCGTCAGCCCAGATTCCTCGAGGATCGGCTGGAGCGTCCCCGTCGTGGTTCCCGGTGGAACAGTCGATTCCAGAATTACGGTGTCGCCAGTCCGCAGTACCGGAGCGACGGCGTCGCCGACTGCCCTGACGTAACTCAGGTCTGCGGCCTTCTCGTCGCTGTCGAACGGCGTTGGCACACAGACCACGTGATATTTCGCCGGAACGATCTCTTCGACGAGTTCGAGTTTGCCGGACTCGAGCGCCTGCGTGACGAACGCCCGCAACCCTGGCTCGTCGAGGTGGATCTCTCCGTCCCGGAGCTCCGAGATGACCGTCGTATCGGCGTCGTATCCCGACACGTCGTGGTCGTAGTTTGCGAGCATCGCGGCGGTCGGCAGCCCGATATACCCCAGGCCGTGAACGCACACAGAACTCATTGGCGAACACGCTCCGTTTTTGGCATCACTTCTCGCAGGATCTGTTTGCCGGCAGTGCCGTCACCGAAGGGGTTCTCCCAGTCGCGGTCCATCCCGAGCATCTCGTCTACTGTCCGGACGATTCGTTCTGGATCAGCGGAACTCAGGCGATTCGCCCCGACGGTTACCGTCTCGGGCCGTTCTGTGCTGTCCCGCATCGTCACGCACGGGACTCCAAGGACGCATGCCTCCTCCTGAACGCCCCCCGAGTCGGTCAAGATCACGCTGGCAGACGCCTCCAGCCGGAGGAAGTCCAGGTAATCCAGCGGCTCTACGAGCCGGATCCGGTCGGACACGTCGATCCCGAACCGATCGAGTCGTTCCCGTGCCCGGGGATGGATCGGATAGATGAGTTCGACACCGTGTCGGGCGGCGGCTCTGTCTGCTCCCTCGAGGATCTTCCGAAATCGGGACTCTTCGTCGACGTTCTCCGCGCGGTGAACGGTCATCAGGAAGTACTCGCGTCCCTCGAGACCGTGATCGGACAGGACAGTGCTTTTCCGCCGGGCGATCTCCCGGTTCCTGTAGAGCGCGTCAACCACGGTGTTTCCTGTGACCGTGATGCGTGATTCGGGGATCCCCTCCCGCAGCAGGTTTTCCTTGCTCTGGTCGGTCGGAGCGAACAGGTAGTCAGCGACGTGATCAGCGACTACCCGGTTCGTCTCCTCGGGCATCTCCCGATCGTAGCTTCTGAGGCCCGCTTCGACGTGTCCGAGTTTCGCCTCGAGCTTGCTCGTCGCGATCGCCCCCGCGAGGACGCTGTTCGTGTCGCCCTGAACGAACACGACGTCGGGCGATTCGCGTTCGAGAACCTGGCCCACCTCGATAAGCATCTCACCGGTCTGCTCTGCGTGGGAGCCAGACCCGACTCCCAGATTGTAGTCAGGGTCCGGAAGTTCGAGCCGATCGAAGAACACCGAATCGAGCGTATCCGAGTAGTGTTGTCCTGTGTGTACGAGCGTGAAATCGGCGCCGGTACGGACGCATTCGCGGACGATCGGAGCGAGTTTGATGATTTCGGGTCTGGTACCGAGAACGATCGCGAGCGTTCTTCCGCCGGTAACGCCGTTCATGAACGGTCCTCCGAGCCAGGTCGGATCTGGCCAGCCGGGCCGTCGCTGTGGACGAACTCCATTGCAGACGCAATGGAAGCGGGAGGCTGTGGCTCGTCGCGCCGGTTCCGGACCGCCGGATACCCGTGACGGTGAACCAGTCCCTCGTTTTCTTTGACGTCGAACCAGCAGCCGAGCACCAGCAACAGGCAGCCGAAGGCGAACACGAGAAACGACACCATCCCGCCGAGGAACGCGTTCACGGTCGACGAGAGGGCTGCATAGAGCCCGCCTCCGACGCCGACCAGCAGAACACTCACACCGAGTGTGTAACAGGGGACGACCGGATGGAACTGTTTGACGAGATACGACTGTGCCATGCGGTCGAGGAAACTCCGTAGCAGAAGCATCGAAAGGCCGGGGACGAATCTGGAGTACCGTATCGAACTCGTCTCGTCACCGTAGACG
Coding sequences within:
- a CDS encoding ParB N-terminal domain-containing protein; this translates as MTELRYRKQQYQYDAPAHPYKVLHVDMSDIEYFNTAIDTGWGLGIIKGGEWDRQANCEPIRSTSHFRGLKQRFEEGYDWEETVYYQSRENFLTDIEDKRLGYIEELYTDIKENGYRPNYEAGHDAPDVGGRQSRFRHLHSLEPLVAIGRDGELYLTEGFHRLAIAKLVGIDEIPVNVLARHWEWQRVREQIHGGSGSGSARVEIRHRTHPDLKDVLEDTE
- a CDS encoding DUF1616 domain-containing protein; amino-acid sequence: MIDEDSNSEVFGTTYGDSSTFPLDALAVGAYVLFAPVADVMLTGTVSRFILLGPMILFVPGYVLLLSLFPAAPANPGQSRDQSQTALTVDGPERAALSIGCSVALLPVAGFGLTAVYGTLTDGLIPVLSTFSLIFLVVGTVRRRAVPEHRRFYVPVRRWSADVENVLFRTPRSTAILTVLVAACVVATVAVLAFGLVAPQSGTSTTNVVVGTGSGEDFSTSGYSIAANDTEEVEYTLFVENKEGERSDYTVVVQVQQLSDGTIVERADVDQFHLELDDGEQAFETHTADPTLDGESLRLVYLVYVEQPPADPDMESAYLSTYVWITDADANGE
- a CDS encoding sulfatase yields the protein MTDHDVLFLVLDSVRHDRVSFHGHDRETTPSLDAFAQEATVFENAFAPAPWTLPSHSSMFTGLFPTEHGVTNGFADGTARLPSEVTPLAERLSKRGYRTAGFSNNPWVGSVAGLDRGFDEFVEWDLRIGRDSGIGIHRPRDRVYSRVHTGLGYAAKQPAFLIKRRFFTANLVDRAVRWLERTADDDQPTFTFLNLMEAHSPYFPPRSAFRQLDLDPPGPIEPRLLNTKLLAYVLGKADLPPERRRRVLEYYDASVRYQDRKVDELLTALRETGRFDDTLVVVCSDHGKTLGEYDRDGTPPHYVRDVNTDVPLVVKTPDQEVGQRIEEPAELVGIHDLILEGSSPRDWLCSNEYALVEDFVPHTGRNKTDVSRWRTLCGPNSRYVYDDEENREYFFGEFDDGENEHQRESMRLAFEERVRGLSRATGRESTGDLDAAVEAQLTDLGYMK
- a CDS encoding DUF354 domain-containing protein, which translates into the protein MDGTTAWLDLASPSHPFFFNGLLDGMPDLDLRTTVRNKTETIDLAREAGFDFDVLGRDFDNVTLRTLGVPLRTLQLAVQAPDADVSLSARNAMCVLASRSRGIPSIHFTDNDITAYVEAPLVERAFCRFRTMATHHVVPAAFRTSELTRWGADPDRIHTYDGYKEDIYVANFEPDDTFTDALPFEDYVVLRPEALGAAYVDEGESLVPPLLESLYANGMNVVYLPRRAADRPHAKSYPANRVYVPDAALDGLQLAWHSRGVLTGSGTMSREAACMGKPAVSFFPGPLLSVDRSMVKEGMVVHSREPDEIVSYLLSADGSQSGADRDRSIRVREDVASLVRELIENPRDPGLGSDGDRLEAFESYRDPEAVR
- a CDS encoding nucleotide sugar dehydrogenase, with translation MSSVCVHGLGYIGLPTAAMLANYDHDVSGYDADTTVISELRDGEIHLDEPGLRAFVTQALESGKLELVEEIVPAKYHVVCVPTPFDSDEKAADLSYVRAVGDAVAPVLRTGDTVILESTVPPGTTTGTLQPILEESGLTAGDDFALVHCPETVLPGNIITELRQNARIVGGVNGISTESAVHLYDSFVEGEIHTTADPTTAEFVKLIQNTFRDTNIGLANEIARLANDYGIDSREAIEMANEHPRVDILQPGPGVGGHCLPVDPWFLGVDSDELDLIATARQVNDGMVEFVAELLAEEVNSLAGTRIAILGVAYKGNVGDTRMSPGLRLARELQHGHRQAVPATDGGSPESPAVAIHDPHVEDPTLDLQTLEAATIDADAVVIATGHDEFGDLDPHALGERMAQRTIIDTKAILDPERWREAGFTVRRI
- the wecB gene encoding UDP-N-acetylglucosamine 2-epimerase (non-hydrolyzing); translated protein: MNGVTGGRTLAIVLGTRPEIIKLAPIVRECVRTGADFTLVHTGQHYSDTLDSVFFDRLELPDPDYNLGVGSGSHAEQTGEMLIEVGQVLERESPDVVFVQGDTNSVLAGAIATSKLEAKLGHVEAGLRSYDREMPEETNRVVADHVADYLFAPTDQSKENLLREGIPESRITVTGNTVVDALYRNREIARRKSTVLSDHGLEGREYFLMTVHRAENVDEESRFRKILEGADRAAARHGVELIYPIHPRARERLDRFGIDVSDRIRLVEPLDYLDFLRLEASASVILTDSGGVQEEACVLGVPCVTMRDSTERPETVTVGANRLSSADPERIVRTVDEMLGMDRDWENPFGDGTAGKQILREVMPKTERVRQ